A single region of the Rhodococcus sp. W8901 genome encodes:
- a CDS encoding alpha/beta hydrolase: protein MFGWLDRVSLVSGPLPVIVVVLGILGAGWLCADRRRWFLRWALPLSIVGAAAMTAALYVIVEHVWRPFPDPVEKPVYLWIGVGLWAVLLLVPRIVAGRRWMIPVSVLAAATVVLVAAVQINQVFYAYPTVGTALGLPDPDRIDFAEVPPPTGPVVTGRPLEDAWAPQVPGGMPDSGRYASAPIPGETSGFAARDAVVYLPPSYFVSPRPLLPVLVLLAGQPGSPEDWLNGGKLAATMDAFARAHHGLAPVVVVPDGTGSQLANPLCMNSKLGNVATYLAVDVPAWTKSHLQVDPDPRSWAVAGLSYGGTCALQLATNYPQVYPTFLDLSGQEEPTLGDRQRTVDEAFGGDEAAFVAANPMDLMKTRRYPDTAGIIVMGDRDDAYRGGAKKVFEAAKNAGMDVQYVEVPGAHSFSVWSTGLREELDWLAKRMGLIS, encoded by the coding sequence ATGTTCGGCTGGCTCGATCGTGTGTCCCTGGTGTCCGGGCCGCTCCCGGTGATCGTCGTGGTGCTCGGCATCCTCGGGGCGGGCTGGCTGTGCGCCGATCGCCGCCGGTGGTTCCTGCGGTGGGCGCTGCCGCTGTCGATCGTCGGGGCGGCCGCGATGACCGCGGCCCTGTACGTGATCGTCGAGCACGTCTGGCGGCCGTTCCCCGATCCGGTCGAGAAGCCGGTCTATCTGTGGATCGGGGTCGGGTTGTGGGCGGTGCTGCTGCTGGTCCCGCGGATCGTGGCCGGGCGCCGGTGGATGATCCCCGTCTCGGTCCTGGCGGCCGCTACGGTGGTGCTAGTCGCGGCGGTGCAGATCAATCAGGTGTTCTACGCCTATCCGACGGTGGGTACGGCGCTCGGTCTGCCCGACCCCGACCGGATCGACTTCGCCGAGGTGCCCCCGCCGACGGGACCGGTCGTCACCGGTCGCCCACTCGAGGATGCGTGGGCGCCGCAGGTCCCCGGCGGCATGCCCGACAGCGGACGGTACGCGTCGGCGCCGATCCCGGGGGAGACGTCGGGATTCGCGGCGCGCGACGCGGTGGTCTATCTCCCGCCGTCGTATTTCGTCAGTCCTCGGCCGCTGCTGCCGGTGCTGGTCCTGCTCGCCGGGCAGCCGGGATCGCCCGAGGACTGGCTGAACGGCGGCAAGCTGGCCGCCACGATGGACGCGTTCGCGCGCGCCCATCACGGGCTCGCGCCGGTCGTGGTCGTGCCGGACGGCACCGGGTCGCAGCTCGCCAACCCGTTGTGCATGAATTCCAAGCTCGGGAACGTCGCCACCTATCTGGCGGTCGACGTGCCCGCGTGGACGAAGTCGCATCTACAGGTCGACCCGGATCCCCGCTCCTGGGCGGTGGCCGGTCTGTCCTACGGCGGGACGTGCGCGCTGCAGTTGGCGACGAACTACCCACAGGTGTATCCCACGTTCCTCGACTTGTCGGGGCAGGAGGAACCGACGCTCGGGGACCGGCAGCGCACCGTCGACGAGGCGTTCGGCGGCGACGAGGCCGCCTTCGTGGCGGCCAATCCGATGGATCTGATGAAGACGCGTCGCTACCCGGACACGGCGGGGATCATCGTCATGGGCGACCGCGACGACGCGTACCGCGGCGGCGCGAAGAAGGTGTTCGAGGCGGCGAAGAACGCGGGCATGGACGTGCAGTACGTGGAAGTACCGGGCGCCCACAGCTTCTCGGTCTGGTCCACGGGTCTACGGGAGGAACTCGACTGGCTGGCGAAGAGGATGGGGCTGATCTCGTGA